AAACGATTCCAATTTTCCTCCAATAGTGTAATTTTCAGCCATGCCGAATAGTGGATGATCTCAACATCTGTTTTGTCGATAGAGTTACGGTTAATTCTTGGAATGGCTATTCCGGTGCCAATCGAGCATGGATTCAGAATGGGTTTGAGCATACACCACTGGTTAACAAAGAGATGGAATCCCACCAATGGACTATCGTGTTTAACCCAACCGGCAGGGAAAATGTAGTTGTCAAATCCTGTATAGGATTATGCCTTTGCCTTCCATTTTTGGCAAATTTCTCTCCCTCCGCAAAGAAGCAAGGCGATGATCTTCAGTGCTTAAGCAGAACTCAGTCACCTGTTAGACACAGTCATAATGAAGAGAGCGTTTGTCCTTAGTCACGCAAACGGAGATGCGGTGGGCGAGAATCCCTTTCCGGTCGGCCATCAAGACCATGCAAATAGCGACAGAATAGGAGACAACAAAGGACTGGTATGCGACCACCCACACTGCTCTTCCGTACTTTATTTTTATCGCCTCACGAATAAGCCTAGTTTTCTGTCATCCCAAATGGTTGGAGTAGGTTGTGGGACGAGTTTTTACAAAACCTTTCCTTCACGGTGTGGACGGAGTTCACGCGGTCCTCAGCAATACCTGTGGTCAGACCTACACTTTTGAGCGAAACGGCATTGGCTCTCGATATATAGGCGCAGGGGACCGGCATGACACTGCCAAAAAAGACAACGGGACTTCCTCTTACTGGCCTTCCTGATCCGAGAAAGGACCACACAGTGGCAATGGCCCGATTTGCCGTAAAGAGCCTGTGAAAATCCACCTACTTACAAAAGAACTGGAAACGACAGTGGGGCCCAGTACATAGCATCTGTCCATTTAGGTCACACAGCCTTGCCATGCTGATCCTCTACAGTTCCCTCTACTGGCCTTATAATTTCCTACGTTGAAATCGATAAGCGTTCTGGCGGGCCGAGCAACAGCAGGTGTCCTTCGCGGCGAGAGAGCTCGATTCCAGCTCTTTGGCGATACAACGAATACAGCATCTCGAAGAGAGAGAGTACGGAGGCTCCTGGACAATGTCAGGTGTCCCAGGAAACCGCTGACTTGCTGATTGCCGCAGGCAAGCACCGCTGGCTGAAGAGGCGTCGAGAGACAGTCGTTGCAAAACGGAAGGCAAAGTACGAGACTTCGTCTCAGCATGTGAGCCTGTAACTCACTCCTCAAGAGAAGGATCAGACAACTTTTGATAAAGTTTAAGGCACAGTTCCAAATTTTGTTATCCCAAGTCGCCCCAGCCAAAAGACGAAGTGGGAGACAGTGGTTTAGACCCCTACGCAATTTCACAGCTTCGGGACTACATACAAGCTATCTCCTCTTTATATCATGAAAATTAATTTCCCAACTTTGAAGACGCTTCACATGTGACAATGTCGATGGTAAAACTTCTATCGCGCATCGTGACCACACCGGTGAAACATCCGGAGCCACGGAGGAGGCATCAACAGTGCACAAACAAACAGACGGCAATACTTCAAATTCATTGACGCAGTTTGCCTGTATATAGTGCGCTGATTCATGATGTCGACCGCAGTGGCGTTTCAAATGCACAGCAAATCAGATAAAACCCGCATATTTAGCCTTAATGTTGAGGCAAGGATGCTGCCGAACAAAATTCAGTGGACTTGGCCTGGGGACTTTTATTTGCCTAAGACTACAAGGGTCTTCGCGCCGCtatcttttccaatgaaGCCGAACTCAGGCGATTCCGTCAGCTAGTCGTAAACTCGGCCATGGTCATGGATATAATGGACAGTgacattaactgtaaaatactCCGCAACACCCGCTGGGAGAAGGCCTTTGCAGGAGGATCAGCAAACGAATCTCCAGAGAATATTGTGAGTCGCAAGGCGACAATTGTAATCGAACATATGATTCAAGCGTCGGATGTTTCCCACACTATGCAGCATTGGCATGTCTACCGGAAATGGaacaaagccttgttccgcGAAATGTACAAGGCCTACAGCTAGGGAAGGTCCTACGTTGATCCATCGGAGAGCTGGTTTAAAGGAGAAATCGAGTTCTTCGACTTTTATGTCATTCCTATGGCAAAAAATCAAAAGGCTTTGGTGTCTTTCGGCGTATCCAGTGACAAGTACCTCAACTACGCGACAAATAACCTGTACTGCGAAAGGGAGTGGCAAGCAGTAGTAGAAGATGATGGGCGCTTTTAAGAAGGGAACAAAGGAATACTGATATGCAAAATTTACTACGGTACTTGCTTGGTCGCAATGCGAATGTTTTCTGTAACGCATTCACACATAGCCTCCGGATTTGCCTAATTCTGTGTATCggaacgaaggaaacgaaCCTCTCATTGACCGACAACTACCAGTAAGGCAAGGATTTGATAAATTTTACATGTTGCATTATGCACACCGCCGACTTTTCGACATGAATGCTTGCTTGTATTCTTCTGGTCAATTTTTTTCATGTTTCGATCCCGCAAAACCAAATATAGTCGAACCAATGTCAACTCTTGGCAATAACAGAAAGTATTTATTAGGAACTAATTTTACAATAGTCCGTTTCGTTGAGGGCCATTGGTGGAATTTAGGTATGACTCATATTGTAGAAATAGCAATTTATGTTCAATTCATTCTATAAATAAACCGTTGAAAATGTATACCATAGTGTATTTTATAAAAAGGCTCCACGCACTATGACTTTCTCTCGTTAAACGAAACACTCACTTGCCAAGATCAA
This is a stretch of genomic DNA from Phaeodactylum tricornutum CCAP 1055/1 chromosome 17, whole genome shotgun sequence. It encodes these proteins:
- a CDS encoding predicted protein, with product MYWAPLSFPVLLLFTANRAIATVWSFLGSGRPVRGSPVVFFGSVMPVPCAYISRANAVSLKSVGLTTGFDNYIFPAGWVKHDSPLVGFHLFVNQWCMLKPILNPCSIGTGIAIPRINRNSIDKTDVEIIHYSAWLKITLLEENWNRF